A window of Paenibacillus polygoni contains these coding sequences:
- a CDS encoding ABC transporter ATP-binding protein translates to MSDTIIREKQPHSRLDMNEDKKKKASAFRSILRYGRPHRFTFVLIFICSLLGIAAELSQPYLIKVAIDDHLALGRTGLTFLIQIALVYLILSVISFIFTYIQNNLLQYAGQNIVAALRKDLFTHITKMSMSFFDRKHSGSLVTNVSSDTETISSFFTQVLLSLIRDGMMLVMIIVFMFQLDVTLALYSVAVLPFIALVAVLFRKYLRETYQQARTRLSRLVSFIAENLSGMFLIQAYHQEKEQMKQFNEQNGNYFSANVRQIRSNVIFNRTFDILGNIALVLMIWLGGKAVLGSSLEVGVLYAFISYIRQFFQPINQITMQWNTFQSTTVSMERIWAILGTDPGVKEPEVSDAVTLTTDDVNGRIDFNDVSFGYLENQPIIHNLNLTIHAGEMIGIVGTTGAGKSTVISLLNRFYDVNEGSIEIDGVDIRKMPQETLHRIVGLIQQDPFLFSGSIIDNIRLFREDVPKEQVIEACKFVGADSMIRRLADGYDTHLSERGSGLSAGERQLISFARIVVFQPRILILDEATANLDSHTEQLVQSALSSVAAGRTTIVIAHRLSTIMHADRILVMQEGRIVESGTHKELMELRGTYEDLYQHALEAGRETIFKEKPRNDAG, encoded by the coding sequence ATGTCTGATACGATAATAAGAGAGAAACAACCTCATAGCCGTCTGGATATGAACGAAGATAAGAAAAAGAAAGCAAGTGCATTCCGCTCCATATTACGATATGGCAGGCCGCACCGTTTTACTTTTGTTCTCATTTTTATCTGCTCCTTGCTTGGGATTGCTGCCGAACTTTCGCAGCCGTATCTCATTAAAGTCGCGATTGATGACCATCTGGCACTGGGCCGAACGGGGCTAACTTTTCTCATTCAAATTGCTCTTGTGTATCTTATCTTGTCGGTCATTAGTTTTATATTCACATATATTCAAAATAATCTGCTGCAGTATGCAGGACAAAACATTGTAGCTGCACTCCGTAAAGATCTGTTCACTCATATTACGAAGATGTCGATGTCCTTTTTTGATCGCAAACATAGCGGAAGCCTTGTCACCAATGTGTCGAGTGATACAGAAACGATCAGTTCTTTCTTTACACAGGTACTGCTCAGTCTGATACGAGATGGCATGATGCTTGTGATGATTATTGTTTTTATGTTTCAGCTAGACGTGACTCTTGCTCTATATTCTGTAGCTGTTCTTCCGTTCATTGCTCTTGTAGCCGTCTTATTCCGCAAATATTTACGTGAAACCTATCAGCAAGCAAGAACCCGCTTGTCGAGACTGGTTTCCTTTATCGCTGAGAACTTATCCGGCATGTTTCTCATTCAGGCTTATCATCAGGAAAAGGAACAAATGAAACAATTTAACGAGCAGAACGGAAATTACTTTTCGGCTAATGTAAGGCAGATTCGGTCTAACGTCATTTTTAACCGAACCTTTGATATTCTAGGGAATATCGCCCTTGTACTTATGATCTGGTTAGGCGGTAAAGCAGTTCTCGGTTCTTCACTGGAAGTCGGCGTACTCTATGCATTCATCAGTTATATTCGTCAGTTCTTCCAGCCGATCAACCAAATTACGATGCAGTGGAATACATTCCAGTCCACTACAGTCTCCATGGAACGAATCTGGGCAATACTCGGTACAGATCCCGGAGTGAAAGAACCGGAGGTAAGCGATGCTGTCACCCTGACAACAGATGATGTGAACGGACGGATTGATTTTAACGATGTCTCGTTTGGTTATCTTGAGAATCAGCCTATCATTCATAACCTGAATCTTACGATACATGCGGGTGAAATGATTGGCATTGTTGGAACAACTGGTGCAGGTAAAAGTACGGTCATCAGTCTGCTGAATCGATTCTATGATGTGAATGAAGGCAGTATCGAGATTGACGGTGTTGATATTCGTAAAATGCCGCAGGAAACGCTGCACCGGATTGTCGGGCTGATTCAGCAGGACCCTTTTCTCTTCTCCGGCTCGATCATTGACAACATCCGGCTGTTCCGAGAAGATGTGCCGAAAGAGCAGGTTATCGAAGCCTGCAAATTTGTAGGGGCAGATTCCATGATTCGCCGTTTAGCAGACGGGTATGATACGCATCTATCTGAAAGAGGCAGCGGATTATCTGCCGGAGAACGCCAGCTGATTTCTTTTGCTCGTATCGTTGTGTTCCAGCCGCGAATTCTCATACTGGACGAAGCAACCGCAAATCTGGATTCCCATACGGAACAATTAGTTCAAAGCGCGCTCTCTTCTGTAGCTGCCGGGCGAACTACCATTGTCATTGCTCACCGATTATCGACGATCATGCATGCAGACCGCATTCTTGTTATGCAAGAAGGCCGAATCGTGGAATCCGGCACCCACAAAGAACTAATGGAGCTGAGAGGAACGTATGAGGATTTATATCAACATGCACTAGAAGCGGGACGTGA
- a CDS encoding ABC transporter ATP-binding protein: MNDRSLLRNYVQSHWLSYLSAILLIIISNVDQALLPRVVGQFTDELQRQTLTMDKIIRYSLLLLIIAVSYNALFGLGQFMIMRLGRRFEFITRQKLFGKFSELSDKYFAKQGTGKLLSYVMNDVTSVREAISNGINQTTNAVFLLLSCVVMMMISGIPFTLIAISVGPLLAIPFLVVYFGPRIRKRSKAVQEALASMTESAEEQLGGIRVTKTFATEEISRIRFGASVDAIRDKQLKLVRLSSLFQALLPLLGAFSLVVSIVVGGYMTIQNTISLGSFVALTLYLRMNMGPLQQIGNVINMMQRSGASLERVNSLLAEIPDVRETSDAKPLKQVEDIQIQELSFKYPGSKEFALKDINLVIPSGKTAGIVGRTGSGKSTLVKLLLRIYEPPAGTIKVSGTDVRSLTLESLRSKLAYVPQDGFLFSTTIRDNIAFSNRTATISQVEEPAKQAMIFDNIIQFPKSFETPLGERGVTLSGGQRQRTSLARGLMKNSPLLILDDSMSAVDAVTETGILNQLKKDRKHKTTLIISHRISAVKHADVIVVLEEGRIMEQGTHQELMNLEGRYASLARIQEEGLHHV; encoded by the coding sequence GTGAATGATCGAAGTTTACTTCGTAACTATGTACAGTCTCACTGGCTTTCCTACCTTAGTGCCATTCTGCTAATCATTATCTCCAATGTTGATCAGGCCCTGCTCCCTCGTGTGGTAGGTCAATTTACAGACGAACTGCAAAGACAAACGCTCACCATGGATAAAATCATTCGCTATAGCTTGCTGCTGCTCATTATTGCAGTCTCCTACAATGCTTTATTCGGACTTGGACAGTTTATGATTATGCGGCTCGGCAGAAGATTTGAGTTCATTACCCGGCAGAAACTTTTCGGTAAATTTTCAGAGCTGAGTGACAAATATTTTGCAAAACAAGGCACAGGCAAGCTTCTCAGCTATGTAATGAATGATGTCACTTCCGTCCGGGAAGCGATATCTAACGGCATTAATCAGACAACGAATGCAGTATTCCTGCTGCTGTCTTGTGTAGTCATGATGATGATTAGCGGAATTCCATTTACACTCATTGCGATTAGTGTAGGTCCTCTACTGGCCATTCCTTTTCTAGTAGTGTACTTCGGACCACGTATTCGCAAAAGGTCAAAAGCTGTTCAGGAAGCGCTTGCATCAATGACAGAATCAGCAGAAGAACAGCTTGGCGGGATTCGTGTTACCAAAACGTTTGCAACGGAAGAAATCTCTCGGATCCGTTTTGGTGCTTCTGTAGATGCCATAAGGGATAAACAGCTGAAGCTGGTACGTCTCTCGTCTCTTTTCCAGGCACTGCTTCCGCTGCTCGGAGCATTTTCGCTCGTAGTATCTATTGTGGTAGGCGGATACATGACGATTCAGAATACGATCAGTCTTGGTAGTTTTGTAGCTCTGACCCTGTACTTGCGTATGAATATGGGCCCTCTCCAGCAGATCGGGAATGTGATTAATATGATGCAGAGGTCCGGTGCTTCTCTTGAACGTGTCAACAGCCTGCTCGCTGAAATTCCCGATGTACGGGAAACTTCGGATGCAAAACCGCTGAAGCAGGTAGAAGACATTCAAATTCAGGAACTATCCTTCAAGTATCCAGGCAGTAAAGAGTTTGCTCTTAAAGATATTAATCTCGTTATCCCATCAGGAAAAACCGCCGGCATCGTGGGACGAACGGGCAGTGGAAAAAGCACACTCGTAAAACTATTGCTCCGCATCTATGAACCTCCTGCCGGCACAATCAAAGTCAGCGGGACTGATGTTCGCAGTCTGACACTGGAAAGTTTGCGCTCCAAATTAGCTTACGTACCTCAAGACGGATTCTTGTTCAGCACAACGATTCGCGACAATATCGCATTCAGCAATCGAACGGCTACAATTAGTCAGGTGGAGGAACCTGCGAAACAAGCGATGATATTCGATAATATCATTCAGTTCCCTAAATCGTTTGAAACTCCACTCGGCGAGCGAGGTGTCACCTTGTCAGGCGGGCAAAGGCAGCGTACAAGTCTCGCTAGAGGACTCATGAAAAACTCACCTTTACTTATTCTAGATGACAGTATGAGCGCAGTGGATGCCGTAACCGAAACCGGTATTCTAAACCAATTAAAAAAAGATCGTAAGCATAAAACGACCTTAATCATCTCGCACCGAATCAGTGCGGTGAAACATGCGGACGTGATTGTCGTTCTTGAAGAAGGACGAATTATGGAGCAAGGTACGCATCAAGAACTGATGAACCTGGAAGGCAGGTATGCTTCTCTTGCGCGTATACAGGAGGAGGGATTGCATCATGTCTGA
- a CDS encoding S-layer homology domain-containing protein: protein MKRLTVKTSVAALSLSLVFGGMSAYAFDDVTLDTQVQMLQSLRDQGIVKGVSSNKFNPAGTLSEAQGIQMIVNAFDLSAGNETTEPGNPKWYHAAYDAAMAEGLSIPEMRDAEEALTREVFANLLFEGINTTGEYPVILLYNHIEDEQEIRPEYTSSIQNLLNMKVISLDDKEQFRPRDTLTRMEAAEMVYEAREFIDRYGKGGSSDETPGTVPGSGQQAMVPEVSSQTIDEKTVKVKISLELPNPGYGLEIKDVELSKNGKAIIKYEIIQPDPNKMYPQVITERSAETNIPSGYTPEVAPFS from the coding sequence ATGAAACGTTTAACCGTGAAAACTTCAGTTGCAGCTTTAAGTTTGTCCCTTGTTTTTGGAGGGATGTCAGCTTATGCTTTTGACGATGTTACATTAGATACACAGGTTCAGATGCTTCAGTCGCTTCGCGATCAAGGGATTGTAAAAGGAGTGTCTTCGAATAAGTTCAATCCCGCAGGCACTTTATCAGAAGCACAAGGTATTCAGATGATTGTGAATGCATTTGATCTGAGCGCAGGAAACGAGACGACAGAGCCGGGAAACCCGAAATGGTATCATGCAGCTTATGATGCAGCAATGGCAGAGGGATTGTCTATACCGGAAATGAGAGACGCAGAAGAGGCTCTTACGAGAGAAGTATTTGCAAACCTCCTATTCGAAGGAATAAACACGACAGGTGAATACCCTGTGATCTTACTTTACAACCACATCGAAGATGAGCAAGAGATCAGACCTGAGTATACATCTTCGATTCAGAATTTACTGAATATGAAGGTAATCAGCCTGGATGATAAGGAACAATTTAGACCTCGTGATACACTCACTCGGATGGAGGCGGCAGAAATGGTCTATGAGGCGAGAGAGTTTATCGATCGATATGGAAAGGGCGGCTCCTCCGATGAAACACCGGGAACTGTGCCAGGAAGCGGTCAGCAGGCAATGGTACCCGAGGTATCCTCCCAAACGATAGACGAGAAGACGGTGAAAGTAAAAATCAGTCTGGAACTCCCTAACCCTGGCTATGGACTTGAGATTAAAGATGTAGAACTTAGTAAGAATGGAAAAGCGATCATCAAGTATGAGATTATTCAACCTGATCCTAACAAAATGTATCCGCAGGTCATTACAGAACGTTCTGCGGAGACGAATATCCCTTCAGGATATACGCCGGAAGTGGCGCCTTTTTCATAA
- a CDS encoding DUF5694 domain-containing protein, whose product MRSKPVVLVMGVFHFRYVDDILEPYRQKEIQELSQRIAEFRPTKVCVEEVLERNDELNEEYQKFLSGDSEPLANEIQQLGYRIARDLGHEQIYATDYMHLDQADKDLLEHGFEEVEKKQPELYNESNEWAERLHKMFKPGTVLEMIRSHNDDEINAFDHQYYIRYRARFGEYPDYIGSFWLRWWYRRNLIIYSNIARLATEDDRILVIYGNSHNYLLKQFIRESGLFELEHIDRYLN is encoded by the coding sequence ATGAGGAGCAAGCCAGTTGTGTTAGTGATGGGTGTCTTCCATTTTCGATATGTAGATGACATCCTTGAACCCTATCGTCAGAAAGAAATTCAAGAATTGTCACAGCGGATAGCGGAGTTTCGTCCTACGAAGGTGTGTGTGGAGGAAGTTCTAGAGCGAAATGACGAGCTTAATGAGGAATACCAGAAATTTCTTTCAGGCGATTCAGAACCACTGGCAAACGAGATTCAGCAATTAGGATATCGTATTGCTCGTGATCTAGGACACGAGCAAATTTATGCGACTGATTACATGCATCTGGATCAAGCAGATAAAGACTTATTGGAACATGGCTTTGAAGAAGTAGAAAAAAAACAGCCTGAGCTATACAACGAATCAAACGAGTGGGCGGAACGACTACATAAGATGTTCAAACCCGGAACAGTGCTGGAAATGATCCGTAGTCATAACGATGATGAGATAAATGCTTTCGATCATCAATACTATATTCGGTACAGAGCACGTTTCGGTGAATACCCAGATTATATCGGAAGCTTCTGGTTACGTTGGTGGTACAGGAGAAACTTAATTATTTATTCCAACATTGCTAGATTGGCTACAGAAGATGATCGGATTCTTGTCATTTATGGAAACAGCCATAATTATTTACTTAAGCAATTCATCCGTGAGAGTGGATTATTTGAATTGGAACACATTGATAGGTATCTGAACTAA
- a CDS encoding alpha/beta fold hydrolase, whose amino-acid sequence MNILKVNNIDLAYDSFGNENDEAIILIAGLGTQMIRWSDSFCRILAAKSFRVIRFDNRDVGCSTHFSHYPTLDFNALATALMSGQRPDIPYTLYDMSKDAIGLLDALSIDRAHFVGRSMGGMIAQIIASEYPERVLSLTSIMSSTGNPALPQTSPEIMAMMTKPAPNPFEDEAGFLAQKLSFAKRIAGTGYPFEEDSYRALILEEIQRDYDPGSVGRQIAAMAVAGDRRPRLATIKVPVLVIHGVDDPLILPACGEDTATAIPGAELMLVDGMGHEIPHQLYRVIADGIERTARRN is encoded by the coding sequence ATGAACATCCTGAAAGTCAACAACATCGATTTGGCCTATGACAGTTTCGGTAACGAAAATGACGAGGCTATTATCCTTATCGCCGGGCTTGGAACCCAGATGATCCGATGGTCGGATTCGTTTTGTCGGATATTAGCAGCGAAGAGCTTTCGTGTAATCCGCTTTGACAATCGCGACGTAGGTTGCTCGACGCACTTTAGCCATTATCCGACACTGGATTTCAACGCACTGGCGACTGCTCTCATGTCGGGACAGCGACCAGACATCCCTTACACTCTATATGACATGTCCAAAGACGCTATTGGACTGCTCGACGCCCTATCAATTGACCGAGCACATTTCGTTGGCAGGTCGATGGGCGGAATGATCGCCCAGATTATAGCCAGTGAGTACCCTGAACGGGTTTTATCACTCACATCCATTATGTCCAGTACCGGTAATCCTGCTCTTCCGCAAACTTCCCCAGAAATTATGGCGATGATGACTAAACCGGCGCCGAATCCATTTGAGGATGAAGCAGGATTTTTGGCGCAAAAACTCTCTTTTGCCAAACGCATCGCCGGCACCGGTTATCCGTTTGAAGAGGATTCTTATCGGGCGCTCATTCTGGAGGAAATCCAGCGAGACTACGATCCAGGCAGTGTCGGACGACAAATTGCTGCTATGGCTGTCGCCGGTGACCGTCGTCCGCGGCTTGCGACCATAAAAGTACCAGTACTTGTCATTCATGGGGTAGACGATCCCCTGATTCTACCGGCGTGTGGCGAAGACACGGCTACTGCCATCCCTGGGGCCGAGCTAATGTTGGTGGACGGTATGGGACACGAAATTCCGCACCAACTGTATAGAGTAATCGCTGATGGCATAGAGCGGACGGCTCGTCGCAATTGA
- a CDS encoding DUF1330 domain-containing protein has protein sequence MTEFKSIRYIEPSQHAGKRFIQRGIEGSVVMLNLMRFRDVADYTANPELTPEVPISGAEAFNRYIEHTLPFLHESGGEIMFLGDGGEFLIGPEDERWDLVMIIRQSSAQSFLAFSSHQEYMAGIGHRTAAIEDSRLLPMTELPIAK, from the coding sequence ATGACAGAGTTTAAATCTATTCGCTATATCGAACCATCACAACACGCCGGCAAGAGGTTTATACAGCGAGGCATTGAGGGCAGCGTCGTTATGTTGAACCTGATGCGTTTTCGTGATGTTGCCGATTACACAGCCAATCCTGAACTAACACCGGAGGTCCCAATCAGCGGTGCCGAAGCTTTCAACCGCTATATCGAGCACACCCTCCCATTTCTCCATGAAAGCGGAGGTGAAATCATGTTTCTTGGCGATGGCGGAGAGTTTCTTATCGGGCCCGAAGATGAAAGATGGGACCTTGTCATGATTATCCGCCAGAGTAGCGCGCAGTCGTTTCTTGCTTTTTCAAGTCATCAAGAGTACATGGCCGGTATCGGGCATCGCACTGCAGCGATCGAAGATTCACGCCTTCTACCTATGACAGAACTTCCGATAGCAAAATAA
- a CDS encoding DUF2239 family protein, whose amino-acid sequence MRDGKTSVYCTAFLSVRVVASGTLRDVVSTVKNALDDRDLTQLLIFDDITGKQIDVDFRGKTDDVLLRLGEQFGDLSGTEMNHQPTRRVGRPKLGVVSGEVTLLPRDWEWLKSQPGGASVTLRRLVGEARRAGGKQSKLRESQEATYNFMTAMAGNFHQYEEALRALYAGDLDRFYHFIDDWTPDIRNHIKKLASNAFPEGDL is encoded by the coding sequence ATGAGAGATGGTAAAACGAGCGTTTACTGTACGGCATTTTTGAGTGTGAGAGTCGTCGCCAGTGGTACGTTACGGGACGTTGTTTCTACAGTGAAGAATGCTCTGGATGACAGGGACCTCACACAGCTGCTTATATTTGACGATATCACGGGGAAACAAATAGATGTTGATTTTCGTGGGAAGACAGATGACGTGCTTTTACGATTAGGAGAACAGTTTGGTGACTTGTCCGGTACCGAAATGAATCATCAACCTACACGGCGGGTCGGTCGACCTAAGCTGGGAGTTGTATCCGGTGAGGTTACTTTATTGCCACGGGATTGGGAATGGCTAAAGAGTCAACCTGGAGGAGCATCGGTAACATTACGAAGACTCGTTGGTGAGGCTCGCCGTGCTGGAGGAAAACAGAGTAAGTTACGAGAGTCACAAGAAGCAACATATAACTTTATGACAGCTATGGCTGGGAACTTCCATCAATATGAAGAAGCTCTGCGTGCACTGTATGCTGGTGATTTGGATCGTTTTTACCACTTCATCGATGACTGGACACCTGATATCAGAAACCATATCAAAAAATTAGCCTCTAATGCATTCCCTGAAGGGGACTTATAA
- a CDS encoding GNAT family N-acetyltransferase, giving the protein MENTNLLMDAHSQMESERILLRPVSIEDAEDMYEHTSDEETTRYIYDRHVDLNQTKKLIENYFLKEPIGKYAIVLKETNKMMGTIEFRVHEWNKSGELGYILSRFYWGNGYMNEAANLILELAFHVLGLERVFSESDVKNEASSRMMKRLGMQYEGTLRRNHMVRGVLTDSVHYSILKEEYVK; this is encoded by the coding sequence ATGGAAAATACAAATCTTTTGATGGATGCACACAGTCAGATGGAAAGTGAGCGTATTCTATTACGTCCCGTTTCAATTGAGGATGCGGAGGATATGTACGAACATACATCTGATGAAGAAACTACGCGATACATTTATGATCGACATGTAGATTTAAACCAAACAAAGAAGCTAATAGAGAATTATTTTTTAAAAGAGCCAATTGGTAAATATGCAATTGTATTAAAAGAGACCAATAAAATGATGGGTACGATTGAGTTCAGAGTGCATGAATGGAACAAAAGTGGAGAATTAGGTTATATACTAAGCAGGTTTTATTGGGGTAATGGTTACATGAATGAAGCCGCAAACTTAATACTAGAACTTGCCTTCCATGTTTTAGGTTTAGAGCGGGTATTTTCAGAATCCGATGTAAAGAATGAGGCCTCAAGTAGAATGATGAAACGTTTAGGGATGCAGTATGAAGGGACTCTTCGGAGAAACCACATGGTAAGAGGCGTACTTACTGATAGTGTTCATTATTCTATATTAAAAGAGGAATATGTAAAATAA
- a CDS encoding sigma-70 family RNA polymerase sigma factor, which produces MNEWHKEIKKAQRGDKNSFLALFQSYQNDIYRLAYINVKNEEEALDIVQETAYRSFKSIKTLKEPKYFKTWLMKIAISCSIDLLRKKNKLVPIEPQIINESITSEVTLDTNILLSLTLEDLIDELDVSEKNVVLLRFYQDYTFKEISNILEIPIGSAKTILYRALNKMKKSLKEVHSV; this is translated from the coding sequence ATGAATGAATGGCATAAAGAAATAAAAAAAGCCCAGCGAGGAGATAAAAATTCATTTTTAGCATTATTTCAGAGCTATCAAAACGATATTTATAGACTTGCTTACATTAATGTGAAAAATGAAGAAGAAGCCTTGGACATTGTACAAGAAACAGCATACCGTTCTTTTAAGTCAATAAAGACACTAAAGGAACCTAAGTACTTTAAAACATGGTTAATGAAGATAGCCATATCCTGTTCAATAGATTTACTTCGTAAAAAGAATAAACTAGTTCCTATAGAGCCTCAAATCATAAATGAAAGTATTACTTCTGAGGTAACACTAGATACCAATATCTTACTTAGCCTGACACTAGAGGATTTGATTGATGAACTCGATGTATCTGAGAAAAATGTTGTCCTATTACGTTTTTATCAAGATTATACCTTCAAAGAGATATCTAACATTTTGGAAATCCCCATAGGCTCAGCAAAAACAATCCTATACAGGGCGTTAAATAAAATGAAAAAGAGTCTTAAGGAGGTGCATTCGGTATGA
- a CDS encoding MerR family transcriptional regulator: MWIINDAQARRNQDKQIALRAVSMLENTDKSKGEQNESLLPERFTIKEIAQNTGIPASAIRYWNQIELLEVERNQTNGYRLFNAEALKQIVLIKTLRNSGYNIPTIKKLLCEVREQNVSLAIQIAKSALEEMNNTLRKQLIGMHYLYKLLRELDHIR, translated from the coding sequence TTGTGGATCATTAATGACGCTCAGGCGAGGAGAAATCAAGATAAACAAATTGCGCTGCGTGCAGTGAGCATGTTAGAAAACACAGATAAGTCAAAAGGGGAACAGAACGAAAGCCTCTTACCTGAGCGTTTTACAATAAAAGAAATCGCACAAAATACGGGCATACCGGCTTCGGCCATCCGTTATTGGAATCAAATTGAACTCCTTGAGGTAGAACGTAATCAAACAAACGGATACCGGTTGTTTAATGCAGAGGCGTTAAAGCAAATCGTTCTCATCAAGACTCTCAGGAACTCAGGTTATAACATTCCGACAATAAAGAAACTGCTGTGTGAGGTGAGGGAACAGAATGTCAGCCTCGCGATTCAAATCGCGAAATCGGCTTTGGAGGAGATGAACAATACGCTGCGTAAGCAGCTTATCGGTATGCATTATCTATATAAACTTCTAAGGGAACTGGACCATATAAGGTAA
- a CDS encoding MORN repeat-containing protein codes for MSFKIFENEMPDIYSLAYHAERVMETDHIIALHHLKEIGQLLVTKILENENVKEDDSEPFNDLSALMEIDILPIPMVTMLKKLAYLDTRESSIFIETNKVKTLMLEMYDLTAWYYKTFVNDQFVSPPLLLEPQIGTVAVPSEHERETKPNLIQSIVHIDNKKVEGVWESIQEDRIGIEYESGETYHGQIRNGLRCGTGVYRWSDGSKYEGQWFNDMEYGFGVKEYANGDRYGGEWKDGMFNGKGSYEWNDGTVYEGGWEDNLEHGYGTKTHRDGYTQKGFWTRGEFVFTKNQLNQSKP; via the coding sequence ATGAGTTTTAAAATCTTTGAGAACGAAATGCCGGATATCTATTCCTTGGCTTATCATGCTGAACGTGTAATGGAGACAGATCACATCATTGCTTTACATCATCTGAAAGAGATAGGACAGTTACTTGTTACAAAGATTCTCGAAAATGAGAATGTTAAAGAGGATGATTCTGAACCTTTTAATGATCTATCTGCTTTAATGGAAATCGACATCCTGCCAATTCCGATGGTCACTATGCTGAAAAAGTTAGCGTACTTGGACACTAGAGAAAGCTCTATTTTTATTGAAACCAATAAAGTAAAAACACTGATGCTAGAAATGTATGATCTGACAGCTTGGTATTATAAAACCTTCGTAAACGACCAATTTGTATCGCCTCCATTGCTGCTTGAACCCCAAATAGGAACAGTGGCTGTTCCATCCGAACATGAACGAGAGACAAAACCTAACTTGATACAATCCATAGTTCACATCGACAACAAAAAGGTTGAAGGAGTATGGGAAAGTATACAGGAAGATCGGATAGGTATCGAATATGAATCAGGAGAGACATACCATGGGCAAATCAGGAATGGACTCAGGTGTGGGACCGGGGTTTATCGCTGGTCAGATGGGTCTAAGTATGAAGGACAATGGTTTAATGATATGGAATATGGGTTTGGCGTTAAGGAATACGCTAATGGTGATCGTTACGGTGGAGAGTGGAAAGATGGGATGTTTAACGGAAAAGGTTCTTATGAATGGAATGATGGCACGGTTTATGAGGGTGGCTGGGAAGATAACTTAGAACATGGGTATGGGACCAAAACTCATCGGGATGGTTACACACAAAAAGGATTTTGGACACGTGGTGAGTTCGTCTTCACTAAAAATCAATTGAATCAAAGTAAGCCTTAA
- a CDS encoding copper amine oxidase N-terminal domain-containing protein codes for MKWKSFFLTCFAVFFMVPTVQAATSISVVVNDRPLETDVAPFIKNGTTFVPLRTIEQLEGISIKSWNNKTKTLVIAHPTKSMTFSVKPNQSESMLIKDNRVMVPIRFIAENFNSDVAWDANTKTVQVAKLNEKTKADLNSDDITKARLAAITIPRITTLKELTGGQSSAGSFKLLFPEGESKAFFWIDNGIAEYFEVKGNAAWLTWSGIIGGNENKFWITNSGISSEVGQRPKIKDRMFFYYISTHAGQSQYGYLPSTGKETILGTKDMSKLDDLFPILEEIEADQMKKTE; via the coding sequence ATGAAATGGAAATCATTTTTTCTCACTTGTTTTGCCGTGTTTTTTATGGTGCCAACCGTACAAGCAGCTACATCAATATCGGTAGTTGTTAATGATAGACCTTTAGAAACAGACGTTGCCCCTTTTATTAAAAATGGAACTACTTTTGTGCCGTTAAGAACGATTGAGCAGCTGGAAGGAATCTCGATCAAAAGCTGGAACAACAAAACCAAAACACTGGTGATTGCCCATCCGACCAAGTCCATGACATTTAGTGTAAAACCAAATCAGTCGGAGTCGATGCTAATTAAAGATAATCGGGTTATGGTTCCGATTCGATTTATTGCTGAGAATTTCAACAGTGATGTAGCTTGGGACGCAAATACAAAAACGGTCCAAGTAGCAAAGTTAAATGAAAAGACAAAAGCTGATTTGAATTCAGATGATATAACAAAGGCTCGCCTTGCTGCGATTACGATTCCGAGAATTACTACGTTAAAAGAACTCACTGGAGGTCAGAGCAGTGCAGGATCTTTCAAATTACTCTTTCCTGAAGGAGAGTCCAAAGCTTTTTTTTGGATTGATAATGGGATTGCCGAGTATTTTGAAGTTAAAGGAAATGCGGCTTGGCTTACATGGAGTGGTATAATTGGAGGAAATGAAAATAAATTTTGGATAACGAACAGCGGTATATCAAGTGAAGTGGGGCAACGACCTAAGATCAAGGATCGGATGTTTTTCTATTATATTTCTACGCATGCAGGACAATCCCAGTATGGATACCTACCCAGTACCGGAAAAGAGACGATACTTGGAACTAAAGACATGAGTAAGTTAGATGATCTATTTCCCATCCTAGAAGAAATCGAAGCAGATCAGATGAAAAAGACAGAATGA